Proteins encoded in a region of the Altererythrobacter ishigakiensis genome:
- a CDS encoding peptidylprolyl isomerase produces MAEKLTFTLESGDVVIKLRPDLAPGHVERITELAKEGFYDGVVFHRVIPGFMAQGGDPTGTGMGGSDKPDLKAEFNAEPHVRGTCSMARTQVPDSANSQFFICFDDAHFLDGQYTVWGQVESGMEHIDALPTGEPPASPGKIVKATVS; encoded by the coding sequence ATGGCTGAGAAGCTGACTTTTACCCTCGAATCCGGCGACGTTGTGATCAAATTGCGCCCTGATCTGGCCCCGGGCCATGTTGAGCGCATTACAGAGCTGGCAAAGGAAGGTTTCTATGACGGCGTGGTATTCCACCGCGTGATCCCCGGCTTCATGGCGCAGGGCGGTGACCCGACGGGCACGGGCATGGGCGGCAGCGACAAGCCGGACCTGAAAGCCGAATTCAACGCAGAGCCACACGTGCGCGGCACATGCTCAATGGCGCGTACTCAGGTGCCTGACAGCGCGAACAGCCAGTTCTTCATCTGCTTTGACGATGCGCATTTCCTTGACGGTCAATACACCGTCTGGGGCCAGGTAGAGAGCGGCATGGAGCACATCGACGCGCTGCCAACCGGAGAGCCGCCCGCAAGTCCGGGCAAGATCGTGAAGGCCACGGTTTCCTGA
- a CDS encoding helix-turn-helix domain-containing protein, with product MYWQPAQDLRKYVSGYHLFCVRPDVNAFHEDTFWPGWMHLRLKLLETQRWQLKATGRDWFETGKATVFGPTSGAVKTRAESGVVVGAGITPVGWLALNLQSARHWADRVGPADQAGFRAIDALHSRAMELDDDEDVKDLFDEYFREQINTQQRGLEMVEKIMQALLDANRTRIGDLAQGVAVSERTFQRLCAEAFGFAPRLLLRRARFLRSLAAIREVDPAERSAAIDESYTDYSHFIRDSHKFLGKSPRAFLEGQSQMAVKSLEYRRKVLGQSTQALTSAGD from the coding sequence TTGTACTGGCAGCCAGCGCAGGACCTCCGCAAATATGTAAGCGGCTATCACCTCTTCTGCGTCAGGCCGGATGTGAACGCGTTTCACGAAGATACATTCTGGCCCGGCTGGATGCACTTGCGGCTTAAGCTATTGGAGACGCAGCGCTGGCAATTGAAGGCCACGGGTCGCGATTGGTTCGAGACAGGCAAAGCAACAGTGTTTGGACCCACGAGCGGGGCAGTCAAGACCAGAGCCGAAAGCGGAGTTGTGGTCGGTGCTGGCATCACTCCGGTAGGCTGGCTCGCGCTCAATTTGCAGTCGGCCCGGCATTGGGCTGACCGTGTAGGTCCGGCCGACCAGGCGGGATTTCGTGCGATTGATGCTCTTCATTCGCGTGCCATGGAATTGGACGATGACGAAGATGTAAAAGACCTGTTTGACGAATATTTTCGCGAACAGATAAATACTCAGCAACGCGGACTGGAGATGGTCGAGAAGATCATGCAGGCGCTGCTTGATGCTAACCGCACACGAATAGGTGATCTCGCGCAAGGCGTCGCAGTTAGCGAGCGCACGTTCCAGCGCCTTTGCGCTGAAGCTTTCGGCTTTGCGCCGCGATTGCTCTTGCGGCGCGCGCGTTTCTTGCGATCTCTTGCAGCCATCCGCGAGGTTGATCCAGCTGAGCGGTCTGCTGCAATTGATGAGAGCTATACCGATTATTCGCACTTCATTCGCGACTCACATAAGTTCCTCGGAAAATCGCCGCGCGCGTTTCTTGAGGGCCAGAGCCAGATGGCGGTCAAATCGCTCGAGTACCGCAGAAAGGTGCTTGGTCAGTCAACGCAGGCATTGACTTCCGCAGGTGATTGA
- the mgtE gene encoding magnesium transporter has protein sequence MSDDARLEEEDLLTVETPPEVIEEEGPHPDDRIDDERHDEENRLKPEYIRSVREAFEEGDNNAVYDLVEPLHPADVADLLELFDKDERGQLAAAITDLMSSDVVAELNDHVREDMMEALPPEAVATIVEQLETDDAVQLIEDLDEDDQQAILAEVEAEDRAAIESALAYPEETAGRLMSRHFVAVPEHMNVGDLIDYMRREGDLAQEFYEVFVVDERHHPVGTCALSWVLTTPRHIKLTDVMKRDQTLIPVDADQEEVGLMFQKYNLISAAVVDENGRLVGQMTVDDIVHIISEEAGEDVLLLSGAGDGDINEPIREAYGSRVRWLVANLGTAVVGSAIIAFFGAAIEKLVALAVLMPIVASIGGNAGTQTMAVAVRAIATNQLTRANTWKIVGRELRVALLNGVTIAVLIGIATAILFTPQLGGVIAAAMVINIIVSGMAGVLVPVMFERLDQDPAVASSVFVTMITDSMGFFAFLGLAVLAGLA, from the coding sequence ATGTCAGACGACGCGCGCCTTGAAGAGGAAGACCTGCTGACGGTGGAAACGCCGCCAGAAGTGATCGAAGAAGAAGGTCCGCATCCTGACGACCGCATCGATGACGAACGGCACGATGAAGAAAACCGGCTGAAGCCCGAATATATCCGCAGTGTCCGCGAAGCCTTCGAAGAGGGTGATAATAATGCGGTGTATGACCTGGTCGAGCCGCTGCACCCTGCGGACGTCGCCGACTTGCTGGAACTCTTTGACAAGGATGAGCGCGGACAGCTCGCTGCAGCGATAACCGACCTGATGAGCTCTGACGTGGTCGCAGAACTGAACGACCACGTCCGTGAAGACATGATGGAAGCGTTGCCGCCTGAAGCGGTTGCGACCATTGTCGAGCAGCTCGAAACCGACGATGCGGTTCAGCTGATCGAAGATCTGGACGAGGACGATCAGCAAGCGATCCTTGCAGAAGTCGAAGCCGAAGACCGCGCGGCGATTGAAAGCGCGCTCGCATATCCGGAAGAAACCGCTGGCCGCTTGATGAGCCGGCACTTTGTGGCGGTGCCCGAGCACATGAATGTCGGCGATCTGATCGACTACATGCGCCGCGAAGGCGATCTGGCGCAGGAATTCTACGAAGTCTTCGTTGTTGATGAGCGGCACCACCCGGTCGGCACTTGTGCGCTCAGCTGGGTGCTTACCACGCCGCGTCACATCAAGCTGACGGATGTGATGAAACGCGATCAGACACTGATCCCAGTCGACGCCGATCAGGAAGAAGTCGGCCTGATGTTCCAGAAATACAATCTGATCTCTGCCGCGGTAGTGGATGAAAACGGACGTCTTGTTGGGCAGATGACCGTTGACGATATCGTCCACATCATCTCCGAAGAGGCAGGCGAAGACGTCCTGCTGCTGTCCGGTGCAGGCGATGGCGACATTAACGAGCCCATCCGCGAAGCCTACGGTAGCCGCGTGCGCTGGCTCGTCGCCAACCTAGGCACAGCGGTTGTTGGCAGCGCGATCATCGCCTTCTTCGGTGCGGCGATCGAGAAACTCGTCGCTCTGGCGGTGCTGATGCCGATTGTCGCAAGCATTGGCGGCAATGCAGGCACGCAGACCATGGCCGTGGCAGTGCGCGCAATCGCGACCAATCAGCTGACGCGCGCCAACACATGGAAGATCGTAGGCCGCGAATTGCGTGTTGCGCTGCTTAATGGCGTGACGATTGCTGTGCTGATCGGGATAGCAACCGCAATCCTGTTCACGCCTCAGCTTGGTGGAGTGATCGCTGCCGCGATGGTGATAAACATTATCGTCTCTGGTATGGCAGGCGTGTTGGTGCCCGTTATGTTTGAGCGTCTGGATCAGGACCCCGCTGTGGCGTCATCAGTCTTTGTGACGATGATCACCGACAGCATGGGCTTCTTCGCATTCCTGGGCCTTGCCGTACTGGCGGGCCTGGCCTGA
- a CDS encoding cyclase family protein → MNMKNIQGSVLAGALLAAAACSQAPTHDGPVAVGEPDPELGMVTTITPEMTARAAKLVTTGKTYALGVITGPDTVPYPGRSYSISVVGINEPMGSNKATAHDDRLETHVGIGSQIDGFGHIGRDGVHYGGVRREDIFSEDGLKALGTEHIPPIATRGIMLDMAKHFGVDQLAPMQGFGREEISAAAEAQGVTIGAGDVVLFHTGWLAMAEEDPAAYIEQQPGINMDGAEYLAELGVVAIGGDSSGLETQDFGEGRAFPVHQFLLVDAGVYILETMNTNDLAADGVHEFFFVLGQPRFAGSVQAVINPVAIR, encoded by the coding sequence ATGAACATGAAGAATATCCAAGGCAGCGTGCTTGCCGGAGCGCTTTTGGCGGCGGCCGCTTGCTCGCAAGCTCCAACGCATGACGGGCCCGTCGCGGTTGGCGAACCTGATCCTGAGCTGGGCATGGTGACCACGATTACGCCTGAAATGACCGCGCGTGCTGCCAAGCTCGTGACAACCGGCAAGACCTATGCACTCGGAGTCATCACCGGCCCTGACACGGTTCCTTATCCGGGCCGGAGCTATTCGATCAGTGTTGTAGGCATCAATGAGCCGATGGGGTCGAATAAGGCAACCGCGCATGATGACCGGCTCGAAACGCATGTTGGGATCGGTAGTCAGATCGACGGATTCGGGCATATCGGGCGTGACGGAGTGCACTATGGAGGGGTCCGGCGCGAGGACATCTTTTCTGAAGATGGGTTGAAGGCTCTAGGCACAGAGCACATTCCACCAATCGCCACGCGTGGGATCATGCTTGATATGGCAAAGCATTTCGGAGTGGATCAGCTTGCTCCCATGCAGGGGTTCGGGCGCGAGGAGATTTCCGCCGCTGCAGAAGCGCAGGGCGTAACCATCGGAGCGGGCGATGTAGTGCTGTTCCATACTGGATGGCTCGCGATGGCTGAGGAGGATCCCGCAGCCTATATCGAGCAACAGCCGGGCATAAATATGGATGGAGCGGAGTACCTTGCAGAACTGGGCGTTGTGGCCATCGGTGGGGATAGCTCTGGGCTGGAAACGCAGGATTTCGGCGAAGGCCGTGCCTTTCCCGTCCACCAATTCCTGTTGGTCGATGCCGGCGTCTACATTCTAGAGACCATGAATACGAACGATCTTGCTGCTGATGGCGTACATGAGTTCTTCTTTGTGCTGGGTCAGCCGCGATTTGCGGGCTCGGTGCAGGCAGTGATCAATCCGGTGGCTATCCGGTAG
- a CDS encoding SDR family NAD(P)-dependent oxidoreductase: MTQFNPRTAVITGGASGIGFAIAKDLAARGVKVMVADLPGTGLDDAARLIDGVLTQPCDVSDLDQVEALAEAAFDQLGEVHLVLNNAGQGGVRGKMWEVDPEAARKHFDVNFWGVWHGCKVFAPRLIEQQALSAIYNTGSENSWFCAVRQTAAYIAAKHAVLGMTESLREDLPEHVHAGLIVPGWVFTPLGPEQFMKFGMPVEEYTKIVVPQLLARRRFVVSHGCNTVRIAERMDELAESYAEYALPAEEDAKHDVQLVMAQLRKIQKEQGA; encoded by the coding sequence GTGACTCAATTCAACCCTCGTACTGCGGTGATAACCGGCGGGGCGAGCGGGATAGGCTTTGCGATTGCGAAGGATCTTGCTGCGCGCGGTGTAAAGGTCATGGTGGCGGACTTGCCCGGCACAGGCCTTGATGACGCGGCGCGGCTGATTGACGGCGTGCTGACGCAGCCTTGCGATGTGAGCGATCTGGATCAGGTTGAAGCACTTGCAGAGGCGGCGTTTGACCAGCTTGGCGAAGTGCATCTGGTGCTGAACAATGCGGGGCAGGGCGGCGTTCGCGGCAAGATGTGGGAAGTCGATCCAGAGGCAGCGCGTAAGCATTTTGACGTCAATTTTTGGGGCGTTTGGCACGGCTGCAAGGTGTTCGCACCGCGCTTGATCGAACAACAAGCTCTATCAGCGATCTACAACACCGGCAGTGAGAACAGCTGGTTCTGCGCCGTGCGCCAGACCGCCGCGTACATCGCGGCCAAGCATGCTGTGCTGGGCATGACTGAAAGCTTGCGAGAGGATTTGCCCGAACACGTTCATGCCGGGTTGATCGTGCCCGGCTGGGTGTTCACCCCGCTTGGCCCGGAGCAATTCATGAAATTCGGCATGCCGGTTGAAGAGTATACCAAGATCGTTGTGCCGCAGTTGCTTGCGCGGCGGCGCTTTGTTGTCAGCCATGGATGCAACACGGTGCGCATCGCCGAACGGATGGACGAGCTGGCGGAAAGCTATGCCGAATATGCGCTACCCGCCGAAGAAGACGCGAAGCACGATGTGCAATTGGTGATGGCGCAGCTGCGAAAGATACAGAAGGAACAGGGCGCATGA
- a CDS encoding DUF1489 family protein, with the protein MPLNLTKIAFGAQSFDDIESWYAGRRSPHLTTKYRPTKWEQCIGGSLYWIHQHNLVARSKITGFSQTDSGRWLIELEPKLIRVHPQPKRAHQGWRYLKGEPPRDLEDGEDIGDALPGKMAVKLQKLGLI; encoded by the coding sequence ATGCCGCTCAATTTGACCAAGATTGCTTTTGGAGCTCAGAGCTTCGACGATATCGAGAGCTGGTATGCCGGGCGTCGCAGCCCGCACCTGACAACCAAATATCGACCCACCAAGTGGGAGCAATGCATCGGCGGATCGCTCTACTGGATTCACCAGCACAATCTGGTCGCACGATCCAAGATTACCGGCTTTTCACAAACTGACAGCGGGCGCTGGCTGATCGAGCTGGAGCCGAAGCTGATCCGTGTTCACCCTCAGCCCAAGCGCGCGCATCAGGGCTGGCGCTATCTCAAGGGCGAGCCACCGCGTGACTTGGAAGACGGCGAAGATATTGGCGACGCGCTGCCCGGAAAAATGGCGGTCAAACTGCAGAAGCTGGGATTGATTTAG